Within the Enterococcus hirae ATCC 9790 genome, the region CCTGAGCAGCTAAATAAAGCAAGTACTCTTTTGATGATGCCTGATCTGATCCATTTTTTATTAACAGGTACGATCTTAACAGAATCTTCGATCGCCTCAACGAGTCAATTATTCGATATCGATAAACATCAATGGGCATCCGACCTTATTGAACAATTAGGGATTTCCCCTTCCTTGTTCTCAACGATCGTTCTTCCATATACAAAAATCGGTTTGATAAATCTAGCCGAAAAACAACTTCCGATTCATTCGGTGATGTCCCATGATACTGCTAGTGCGATCTTTGCTTTACCAACCAACGATCACTCTTGTTTCTTTTTATCCTCTGGCACCTGGTCTGTTCTAGGAGAAAAATCAGAAAGAGGAATTTTGGTCAATCACCCATTAGATACGAACTATTCTTATGAACAAGCCGGTGATGGAAAAATATTAAAACTCAAAAACATGTTAGGAATGTGATTCATTGAGGAAGCTTTAGCGTTCAGCAATCAAACCCAGTCAATCACGATCCAACAGATCCAAGACATGCTACTTACTGCTGAGCCGATTCATTTTTTCTTTGATAACGAACATCCTGAATTTTTGAGTAAAGGTCAATTTGTAAAAAAATTGCAGCAATACGGAAACCAACATCATTTTTCATCAATTGAAGAGCCACAACAATTGTTTTTAGCCATCTATCAAAATCTAGCATTTAAATACGCTGAAACGTTCGATAAATTAGCAGGTTCCGCTCCTTTCACTAAGCTATATTTATTTGGTGGTGGGAGTAAATCACACTTTTTGACTCAACTAACAGCCAATTTAACGCAAACGACGATAGAGGTCTGCTATTCTGAAAATTCAGCTTTAGGTAATGCGTTAGCCCAATTTTTAGCGATCAAAGCAATCAAAAATAGAGAGGAATTGGTGACACTCGTCACAGAAAATTATCAACCAATTTCTTTTTTCCCAGAAGTTTCGACACCCTTTGAACAAACGTACATCAACTATAAACAATTTATGAGGAGGAATATCAATGAATTATCCTAAAATCGGCATTAGACCTACGATCGATGGCAGACAAGGAGGCGTCCGTGAATCATTAGAACAACAAACGCTGGACATGGCGCGTCGAGCAAAAGAATTGGTCGAATCATCCCTTTATTACATGGACGGCACTCCAGTACAGTGCGTTTTACCAGAACAAACGATTGGCGGTTACGCCGATGCCAGCTTTGTTGACGATGATTTTGCCCGTCAAGATGTGGTCGCTACCTTAACGGTGACACCTTGCTGGTGCTATGGCACAGAAACGATCGATTTACGACCAGATACCTTTAAGGCGATTTGGGGATTTAATGGTACAGAACGACCAGGAGCTGTTTACTTAGCTGCCGCTATGAGTGGCTATGCGCAAAAAGGAATCCCTGCCTATAAGATCTATGGTGAACAAGTCCAAGATAGTGACGACAAGTCGATTCCAGCTGACGTCCAAGAAAAAATCTTACTCTTTGCACGTGCGAGTGTGGCGGCTGGGGAAATGAAAAACAAATCTTATGTGAACATTGGTGCTTCTTCGATGGGAATTGCCGGTAGTCAAATCAATCAAACCTTTTTTGAAAAATATCTAGGAATGCAAGTTGAATATGTGGATATGACTGAAGTCTTACGTCGAATCGAACTAAATATCTTTGATCCGAAAGAATATGACACCATTAGAACTTGGATCAAACAATATTGTCAGGAAGGAATCGATATCAATGCAGGCAAGTCATTCCCTGAAGTCATTACAAAATCACGCTATATCGCTGAAGAAGATCAGTGGGACTTTATTGCCAAAC harbors:
- a CDS encoding FGGY family carbohydrate kinase: MSTILAFDLGATSARGIVFSLMNGQIKEEKVYRFTDYQVIDPNKDEIHWNIEKIMTNIKEIITLATTEYVIESIGIDTWGCDFGLIDKKGQLVLPPLCYQTMLKEPNLHYGGDLPTHFHERTGIPNASINTSSQLLYLKEHYPEQLNKASTLLMMPDLIHFLLTGTILTESSIASTSQLFDIDKHQWASDLIEQLGISPSLFSTIVLPYTKIGLINLAEKQLPIHSVMSHDTASAIFALPTNDHSCFFLSSGTWSVLGEKSERGILVNHPLDTNYSYEQAGDGKILKLKNMLGM
- a CDS encoding FGGY-family carbohydrate kinase yields the protein MLLTAEPIHFFFDNEHPEFLSKGQFVKKLQQYGNQHHFSSIEEPQQLFLAIYQNLAFKYAETFDKLAGSAPFTKLYLFGGGSKSHFLTQLTANLTQTTIEVCYSENSALGNALAQFLAIKAIKNREELVTLVTENYQPISFFPEVSTPFEQTYINYKQFMRRNINELS